GCGAGCCCGCCGACCAGGTCGAGCCGCTCGGCGGCCGGGTCCACGAGGACGAGTTCGGTGATGGGCAGGGTGTCGCGCAGCCGCGCGAATCCGTCGATCAGTTCGGGGGTGTAGGTGGAGCCGCCCCCCACGACAGCCAGCTTCATTGTCTTCTGTCAGCCCTTCACTCCGGTGAGTGTGACTCCCTCGACGAACGCCTTCTGGGCGAAGAAGAACACGAGGATCACAGGGGCCATGACCAGTACGGTCGCGGCCATGGTCAGGTTCCAGTCGGTGTGGTGCGCGCCCTTGAAGGACTCCAGGCCGTAACTCAGCGTCCAGGCGCCCGGGTTCTCGGAGGCGTAGATCTGCGGCCCGAAGTAGTCGTTCCAGCAGCAGAAGAACTGGAAGAGCGCGATGGCGGCGATGCCCGGTCTGGCCATCGGCAGCACGACCTTGAGCAGCGTGCGGAACTCGCCGCAGCCGTCGATCCGGGCCGCCTCGATGTACTCGTCGGGGATGGTCAGCAGGAACTGCCGCAGCAGGAAGATGGAGAACGCGTCGCCGAACGCCATCGGGATGATCAGCGGCCACAGCGACCCGGACAGGTCCATCTGCTTCGCCCAGAACAGGTACATCGGGATGATGACCACCTGCGGCGGCAGCATCATCATCGAGATGACCAGCATCAGCGCGAGCCGCTGCCCGCGGAAGCGGAACTTGGCCAGCGCGTACGCGACGGGCACGGACGAGAGCACGGTCAGGACGGTGCCCAGACCGGCGTACAGCAGGGTGTTGCGCCACCAGGTGAGGAAGCCCGGAGTGTCCAGGACCCGCGTGTAGTTGCCCCACTCCCAGGTGTCCGGGACGAGGTCCCGGGTGAGTGCCTGCTGGTCGCTCATCAACGAGGTCAGGAACACGAACACGAACGGCAGCACGAAGAACAGTGCGACCGCGACGCCGAGCGCGTGCACGGCGATCCAGTGGAGCAGCGCCTTGCGGCGGGCGGTACGGCCGGCGGCAGCGCCGCCGCCGGCCGGGGCCGGGGCGCTCGGCCGGTCGATGCGGTCGATCACAGTGGTCATGGCGTCAGTCACCTGCCGGGACGAGGCCGCCGCGGCGCCGCATCAGCAGCGCGGTGAAGGCCATCGCGAGGGCGAACAGAACGAGGGCGATCACGCACGCCGAGCCGTAGTCGAAGCGCTGGAAACCCAGGTTGTAGACGAGCTGGGGCAGGGTCAGGGTCGACTTCTCGGGGTAGCCCGGCTCGAACTGCTGGCCGCTGTTGCCGATGATGCCGGATGCGACTTTCCCGGCCACCAGGGGCTGGGTGTAGTACTGCATGGTCTGGATGACCCCGGTGACCACGGCGAACATCACGATCGGGGAGATGTTCGGCAGGGTCACGTAGCGGAACCGCTGCCACGGCGAGGCGCCGTCCAGCTCCGCCGCCTCGTACTGCTCCTTCGGTACGTCGAGCAGCGCGGCCATGAAGATCACCATCAGGTCGCCGACGCCCCAGACCGCGAGCGCGGTCAGCGCGGGCTTGGACCACGTCGGGTCCATGAACCAGCCGGGGGCCGGGATGCCGACGTCGGCCAGGACCGAGTTGACCGGACCCGTACCGGGGTTGAGCAGGAAGACGAAGGCGAGCGTCGCCGCGACCGGCGGGGCGAGGTAGGGCAGGTAGAACAGGGTGCGGAAGACGCCCGCCCCCGTCCTGATCTTCGTGATCAGGAGCCCGACGCCGAGGCCGAAGACGACCCGGCAGGCCACCATGACGACGACCAGCCACAGCGTGTTGCGCATCGCCGGCCAGAACGCCGGATAGTCGGTGAAGACGTAGCTCCAGTTCTCCAGCCCGTTGAAGACCGGCGCCTGGAAGCCGTCGTACTCCATGAACGAGAAGTACACGGTGGACACGAGCGGGTAGGCGAAGAAGACGGTGAAGCCCACCAGCCAGGGCGACATGAAGGCCGCGGTCCGCAGTGCCGATTTTCTGCGCTTCGCGGCAAGGGCCGACCTCCGGCGCTTCGACCGCATGGTGTGGGTGGTCATCGCGGTGCTACTTGGCCTTCTCGATGTCCGTGTCGATCTGTCGCGCGGTCCGTTCCAGACCACCCTTCAGGTCGGTTTCCTTCCCGGACTCGTACAGATAGCCGAACTCCTGCAGCGTCACCTGGTACACGCCGCCGTTGACGGAGGCCGGGGTGGTGTTGGACTTCGCGTGCCGCGCGATGTCGAGGAAGGTCTTGAAGCGCGGGTCGAGCTTCAGCTCGGGCGAGGTCAGGGCCTCGTTGGTGGAGGGCACGTTGCGCAGCTCGTTGGCGAAGTTGACCACCGCGTCGGTGTCGGTGGTCATGTACTTCACCAGCTCCCAGGCGGCGTTCTGCTTCTTGCTGGTGGCGGCGATGCCGACGATCGTGCCGGACAGGTAGCCCTTGCCGTACTCGTCGCGCTGGTCGTCGGCGACGGGCAGCGGGGCCACGCCTATCTCG
This sequence is a window from Streptomyces sp. HUAS YS2. Protein-coding genes within it:
- a CDS encoding carbohydrate ABC transporter permease — translated: MTTVIDRIDRPSAPAPAGGGAAAGRTARRKALLHWIAVHALGVAVALFFVLPFVFVFLTSLMSDQQALTRDLVPDTWEWGNYTRVLDTPGFLTWWRNTLLYAGLGTVLTVLSSVPVAYALAKFRFRGQRLALMLVISMMMLPPQVVIIPMYLFWAKQMDLSGSLWPLIIPMAFGDAFSIFLLRQFLLTIPDEYIEAARIDGCGEFRTLLKVVLPMARPGIAAIALFQFFCCWNDYFGPQIYASENPGAWTLSYGLESFKGAHHTDWNLTMAATVLVMAPVILVFFFAQKAFVEGVTLTGVKG
- a CDS encoding sugar ABC transporter permease, which encodes MTTHTMRSKRRRSALAAKRRKSALRTAAFMSPWLVGFTVFFAYPLVSTVYFSFMEYDGFQAPVFNGLENWSYVFTDYPAFWPAMRNTLWLVVVMVACRVVFGLGVGLLITKIRTGAGVFRTLFYLPYLAPPVAATLAFVFLLNPGTGPVNSVLADVGIPAPGWFMDPTWSKPALTALAVWGVGDLMVIFMAALLDVPKEQYEAAELDGASPWQRFRYVTLPNISPIVMFAVVTGVIQTMQYYTQPLVAGKVASGIIGNSGQQFEPGYPEKSTLTLPQLVYNLGFQRFDYGSACVIALVLFALAMAFTALLMRRRGGLVPAGD